The Salvelinus namaycush isolate Seneca chromosome 1, SaNama_1.0, whole genome shotgun sequence genome has a window encoding:
- the LOC120053716 gene encoding survival motor neuron protein 1-like produces the protein MAHGCKDVLFARGAAQSDDSDIWDDTALIKAYDKAVASFKTALKGEEDTQSSERDNPGKKRKNNRNNRSRKRSNAPLDKEWRVGDPCCAYWSKDGNLYAATISSIEEQRGTCIVVFTHYGNEEEQNLCDLLIESSEVDEEAPSKVKEAESSTEESDRSSAPHPHSHVPRSKPKFKSPKGPPMSGPGFPGFPPGPPPMPGFRMGNSRRPGTSRPAPPGWPPMMPCGPPMIPPPPPMSPDGDDEALGSMLLAWYMSGYHTGYYLGLKQGRNEAASGRKTHHK, from the exons ATGGCACATGGGTGTAAAGATGTGCTTTTTGCTCGTGGAGCTGCACAA AGTGACGATTCAGACATTTGGGATGACACTGCACTGATAAAGGCCTACGACAAAGCAGTTGCATCATTTAAG ACTGCCCTGAAAGGTGAGGAGGACACACAAAGCTCAGAGAGAGACAACCCTGGAAAGAAACGAAAAAACAACAGAAACAACCGCAGCAGAAAGAGAAGCAATGCTCCTCTGGATAAAGAG TGGCGAGTCGGAGACCCCTGCTGTGCCTACTGGTCTAAAGATGGCAATTTGTACGCTGCCACGATCTCATCCATAGAAGAGCAGAGGGGCACCTGTATAGTTGTGTTCACACACTATGGGAACGAGGAGGAGCAGAACCTATGTGACCTTCTGATAGAGAGCTCGGAGGTAGATGAGGAAGCCCCCAGTAAG GTTAAAGAAGCAGAGTCTTCTACAGAGGAGAGCGACAGGTCGTCCGCCCCACACCCTCACAGTCATGTGCCACGCTCTAAACCCAAATTCAAATCCCCTAAAGGACCTCCAATGTCGGGTCCAGGCTTTCCTGGCTTTCCCCCAGGTCCCCCTCCAATGCCTGGCTTCAGAATG GGAAACTCAAGGCGACCTGGGACCTCCAGGCCCGCCCCTCCAGGATGGCCTCCTATGATGCCCTGTGGGCCACCG AtgatccctccccctccccccatgaGTCCAGACGGAGATGATGAGGCTCTGGGCAGTATGCTGCTCGCCTGGTACATGAGTGGTTACCACACTGGATACTACCTG GGTTTGAAACAAGGCCGCAACGAAGCTGCGTCTGGAAGGAAGACTCACCACAAGTGA
- the hspb11 gene encoding intraflagellar transport protein 25 homolog, which produces MIDHALGSLGAQIVLAASSDENHPPENIIDGNTETFWMSTGMFPQEFIIRFAESMKIALVTMHCYNVKTLKIEKSISDDATDFEAISEKEFEHTEGHLQTNDFPLNGTTATHLRFIVTSGYDHFVSVHRVSVE; this is translated from the exons ATGATAGATCATGCTTTAGGTTCTTTGGGTGCTCAGATTGTCTTGGCTGCGTCCAGTGATGAGAATCATCCTCCAGAAAACATTATTGACGG GAACACTGAAACATTTTGGATGTCCACTGGAATGTTTCCACAGGAGTTCATAATCCGCTTCGCTGAATCTATGAAAATTGCCCTTGTGACAATGCACTGTTATAATG TTAAGACTCTTAAAATTGAGAAGAGCATCTCAGATGATGCTACTGACTTTGAAGCTATTTCAGAAAAAG AATTTGAACACACAGAGGGGCATCTTCAAACAAATGATTTTCCA CTAAATGGAACGACTGCAACACACTTGCGCTTCATCGTTACCTCTGGATATGATCATTTTGTCTCGGTACACAGGGTCAGTGTAGAGTGA